Proteins from one Nilaparvata lugens isolate BPH chromosome 10, ASM1435652v1, whole genome shotgun sequence genomic window:
- the LOC111050971 gene encoding mevalonate kinase, whose amino-acid sequence MALIEGNRIKINVSAPGKLILFGEHSVVYGKTALAASIDRRTTLELCEKIDNHIKITMNKIDLNVTLNFSDVLNIVQETVSETDHDIYARSILDRMSRVVDVSNLTDQQKSSLLVFILLLHLIFHANSNLLQPFTIEVDSELTLGAGTGSSASYCVCVSAALLHYKNLKLSSDFNKKSFSPEYYNKINEFAYAGERILHGRPSGLDNTVCVNGSFVEMNRSGTSKFVVLENAPLIDLILINSGVPRNTSQLVQKVAALKKRNPSAVDNILNAMDDVSKTASVVLKKIGVCQRSSAPFDEDFQRLEELIVMNQGLLSSLGVSHRSLDDICMICNEHGLKAKLTGAGGGGFAFTILPPNFDEGKLNACLEKLKSHSYQCSRVVLGGERVCIESSLY is encoded by the coding sequence ATGGCCCTCATAGAAGGAAACCGTATAAAAATCAACGTATCAGCACCCGGTAAACTTATTCTGTTCGGTGAACACAGCGTTGTCTATGGCAAAACAGCTCTAGCAGCAAGTATCGATCGAAGAACTACTTTGGAATTGTGTGAGAAGATTGATAAccatataaaaataacaatgaaCAAGATAGATTTGAATGTTACTTTGAATTTCAGTGATGTACTGAATATTGTGCAGGAGACAGTGTCTGAAACCGACCACGACATTTATGCACGATCGATATTGGACAGGATGTCACGTGTAGTGGATGTGTCCAATCTCACAGACCAGCAGAAATCGTCCTTGCTGGTGTTCATACTTTTGTTACACCTAATTTTCCATGCCAACTCAAATTTGCTGCAGCCGTTCACTATAGAAGTAGACTCTGAACTTACCCTGGGAGCTGGAACAGGAAGCTCGGCGTCCTATTGTGTGTGTGTTTCGGCAGCTTTATTACACTACAAAAATCTGAAACTGTCTTCTGATTTCAACAAAAAAAGCTTCTCACCGGAATACTACAATAAGATCAATGAGTTCGCTTACGCTGGGGAGCGTATACTGCATGGAAGACCCTCAGGATTGGATAATACAGTTTGTGTGAATGGTTCATTTGTAGAGATGAATCGTAGTGGAACAAGCAAATTCGTAGTTTTAGAAAACGCTCCTCTGATTGACTTGATTCTTATCAACTCAGGCGTGCCTAGGAACACATCTCAACTGGTGCAGAAAGTGGCTGCATTGAAAAAACGTAATCCAAGTGCTGtggataatattttaaatgcaATGGATGATGTAAGTAAGACTGCTTCGGTTGTTTTGAAAAAGATCGGCGTGTGTCAAAGGAGTTCCGCGCCTTTTGATGAAGATTTTCAGCGACTTGAGGAGCTGATAGTCATGAATCAAGGTCTCTTGAGTTCTCTGGGTGTTTCACACAGGTCTTTGGACGATATCTGCATGATTTGCAACGAGCATGGTTTGAAAGCGAAATTGACCGGGGCAGGGGGAGGGGGGTTTGCGTTTACCATACTTCCTCCTAATTTCGATGAGGGTAAACTGAACGCTTGCCTAGAAAAACTCAAGTCTCATAGCTACCAGTGTTCTCGAGTAGTATTAGGTGGAGAACGTGTttgtattgaatcttctttGTATTAA